A single Streptomyces mirabilis DNA region contains:
- a CDS encoding LysR family transcriptional regulator, with protein sequence MTSDSSPQQQQPSPPVDLDLRLVRYFTVVAEHRHFGRAAAALCIAQPSLSRQIRRLEQQLGARLLDRTPQGSRLTEAGEVFLPQAKALLRSATQAAARTRAAAQPSRVTIGYTSSIIVTPAVREMRRLHPDAEVVAQHLVWNDAHAALVEHRVDVAVTRLPMRTDQLHVTILYDEPRVLLVPVDHRLAGKESVTLDDIADEPLPRVSDASWNAFWRIDPRPDGSRAPDGPLIEALEDKFEFIASGQAVGIVPADPRVDTIRPDLTTVPLHGVEPSHVVLATRADDRSRLVTAFRKCAQAHLTGPGSQGQSSSLRQPPPSGEASVRR encoded by the coding sequence ATGACGTCCGACTCGTCGCCGCAGCAGCAGCAGCCTTCGCCTCCGGTCGACCTCGATCTGCGCCTCGTGCGGTACTTCACGGTCGTCGCCGAGCACCGGCACTTCGGCCGTGCCGCCGCCGCCCTGTGCATCGCCCAGCCGTCCCTGAGCCGGCAGATCCGCCGCCTCGAACAGCAGCTCGGCGCCCGGCTGCTGGACCGCACCCCGCAGGGCAGCCGGCTCACCGAGGCCGGCGAGGTCTTCCTGCCCCAGGCCAAGGCGCTGCTGCGCTCGGCCACTCAGGCCGCGGCGCGCACCCGGGCCGCCGCCCAGCCCAGCCGTGTCACCATCGGCTACACCTCCAGCATCATCGTCACCCCGGCGGTGCGCGAGATGCGCCGGCTGCACCCGGACGCCGAGGTGGTCGCCCAGCACCTCGTCTGGAACGACGCCCACGCGGCCCTGGTCGAGCACCGGGTGGACGTGGCCGTGACCCGCCTTCCGATGCGGACCGACCAGCTGCACGTCACGATCCTCTACGACGAGCCCCGCGTGCTCCTCGTCCCTGTCGACCACCGCCTGGCCGGCAAGGAATCCGTCACCCTCGACGACATCGCCGACGAACCCCTGCCCCGGGTGTCCGACGCGTCCTGGAACGCGTTCTGGCGCATCGACCCGCGCCCCGACGGCAGCCGGGCGCCCGACGGTCCGCTCATCGAGGCCCTGGAGGACAAGTTCGAATTCATCGCCTCCGGGCAGGCCGTGGGCATCGTCCCGGCCGACCCGCGCGTCGACACCATCCGCCCCGACCTCACCACGGTCCCCCTGCACGGCGTCGAACCGAGCCACGTCGTGCTCGCGACCCGCGCCGACGACCGCAGCCGCCTCGTGACGGCCTTCCGCAAGTGCGCCCAGGCCCACCTGACCGGTCCCGGGTCTCAGGGCCAGAGCAGCTCCTTGCGCCAGCCTCCGCCCTCCGGAGAGGCTTCCGTACGGCGGTAG
- a CDS encoding pyridoxine/pyridoxamine 5'-phosphate oxidase, with protein MGTDLHELLRSLRVWDVELPSFDPASTPAEPLPLFTEWFADAVAAGQSEPHTMSLATADEDGLPDVRIVMLHGADADGWAFASHVTSRKGRQLAARPYAALGFYWPAQGRQIRLRGPVEVAPAEEGQADLHARSTEALAAALVGGQSEVLGSVAELGRVSDEAWDRAQREPDAPAPTWTLYRLRPEEVEFFQGDARRRHVRLVYRRTEASPEGGGWRKELLWP; from the coding sequence ATGGGAACGGATCTTCACGAGCTGCTCAGGTCACTGCGGGTGTGGGACGTAGAGCTGCCCTCCTTCGACCCGGCATCCACACCCGCCGAACCGCTCCCCCTGTTCACGGAGTGGTTCGCGGACGCGGTCGCGGCGGGGCAGAGCGAACCGCACACGATGTCGCTGGCGACGGCGGACGAGGACGGGCTCCCCGACGTCCGGATCGTGATGCTGCACGGCGCGGACGCGGACGGCTGGGCCTTCGCGAGCCATGTCACCAGCCGCAAGGGCCGCCAGCTGGCCGCGCGCCCGTACGCGGCTCTGGGGTTCTACTGGCCCGCCCAGGGCCGTCAGATCCGGCTGCGGGGGCCGGTCGAGGTCGCCCCGGCCGAGGAGGGGCAGGCGGATCTGCACGCCCGTTCGACGGAGGCGCTGGCCGCCGCGCTCGTGGGCGGGCAGAGTGAAGTGCTGGGTTCCGTAGCGGAGTTGGGGCGGGTCTCGGACGAGGCCTGGGACCGCGCTCAGCGCGAGCCCGACGCCCCGGCCCCGACGTGGACCCTCTACCGCCTCCGGCCGGAAGAGGTGGAGTTCTTCCAGGGAGACGCGAGGCGTCGGCACGTACGGCTCGTCTACCGCCGTACGGAAGCCTCTCCGGAGGGCGGAGGCTGGCGCAAGGAGCTGCTCTGGCCCTGA
- a CDS encoding helix-turn-helix domain-containing protein, whose protein sequence is MVVVVGANGGASVGRRLVGELLRIQRGVRGLTQKEAGELLLVSESIFGAYERAERIPPIEFLKDADKGLDAKGALLACIEIIEREKYPPTFLDWVRLERRARVISAYETMLIPGLLQTPAYARALYEARRPAYTEEEIERHVSARLERQSVFRRNPPPYVGYVIEESVLERDLGSEEVLREQLEHILQCSLRMKHHLTVQVMPTKRYTHAGLMGPLKLMSTEEGRNLVYEEARGGDRLIHKPEQVSDLFDLFGILRAEALDPWESAKLIKQKAGEL, encoded by the coding sequence ATGGTGGTCGTTGTGGGGGCGAATGGTGGGGCGTCCGTGGGGCGCAGGTTGGTGGGGGAGCTGTTGCGCATTCAGCGGGGGGTGCGGGGGCTTACGCAGAAGGAGGCCGGTGAGCTGCTGCTCGTCTCCGAGTCGATCTTCGGAGCGTACGAGAGGGCCGAGCGGATCCCGCCGATCGAGTTCCTCAAGGATGCGGACAAGGGGCTGGATGCGAAGGGTGCGCTGCTCGCGTGCATCGAGATCATCGAGAGGGAGAAGTACCCGCCGACATTCCTTGATTGGGTGCGGCTGGAGCGGCGAGCGCGGGTGATCAGCGCGTACGAAACGATGCTCATCCCTGGGCTGCTTCAGACACCGGCGTACGCGCGGGCGCTGTACGAAGCGCGGCGACCGGCGTACACCGAGGAGGAGATCGAGCGCCATGTATCGGCTCGGTTGGAACGGCAGTCGGTATTCAGGCGCAACCCGCCGCCGTACGTGGGATACGTGATCGAGGAGTCGGTTCTGGAGCGAGATCTCGGGAGCGAGGAAGTGCTGAGGGAGCAGTTAGAGCACATCCTGCAGTGCAGCCTGAGGATGAAGCACCACCTCACGGTTCAGGTGATGCCGACCAAGCGGTACACGCACGCCGGGCTGATGGGGCCACTGAAGCTGATGAGTACCGAGGAGGGGCGCAATCTGGTGTACGAGGAGGCGCGCGGCGGCGATAGGTTGATCCATAAGCCGGAGCAAGTATCCGATCTGTTCGACCTCTTCGGCATCCTGCGGGCGGAGGCGCTCGACCCCTGGGAGTCCGCAAAGCTCATCAAGCAGAAAGCGGGAGAACTGTGA
- a CDS encoding DUF397 domain-containing protein has translation MNATELAWFKSSYSGNEGGECLEIATRSETVHIRDSKNLTGPTLAVTPTTWTAFLRTVR, from the coding sequence GTGAACGCGACCGAATTGGCCTGGTTCAAGTCGAGCTACAGCGGCAATGAAGGCGGCGAATGCCTCGAAATAGCAACCCGCTCCGAAACGGTCCACATCCGCGACTCAAAGAACCTCACCGGCCCCACCCTCGCCGTCACCCCCACCACCTGGACGGCCTTCCTCCGTACCGTCCGTTGA
- a CDS encoding AraC family transcriptional regulator ligand-binding domain-containing protein: MVLARTAGTGYEAGRLAREAGIPAWAMDSDDITVANDCFLRTLVLAEHHHGVPDVGLRVGADFAPGQLGVYDYLFTTARTLGEGYAASGRYVDLITGVGQCAVVAATERVVRVTFSLAEDEDRGRELAIQTGMSDLLSRSRWATGRPIGAVEVSLRQRAPRRSTMFSDFLGTTRITYGADTDSVTLRAADLELPLRTADPALASIMERHAALLPRIQPRPTSWPDRVQQALAAAALAEGTLSLTSVARRLTTSPRTLQRRLAEAGTTWRHELDRARQAQFARLHRHPAAPSGGKAGLLGYSDARALRRARRRWAAR; encoded by the coding sequence ATGGTGCTCGCGAGAACGGCGGGAACCGGATACGAGGCCGGCCGCCTCGCCCGGGAAGCGGGGATCCCGGCGTGGGCCATGGACAGCGACGACATCACCGTCGCCAACGACTGCTTCCTGCGGACCCTGGTACTGGCCGAGCACCACCACGGTGTGCCCGACGTCGGACTGCGCGTCGGCGCCGACTTCGCGCCCGGCCAACTCGGTGTCTACGACTACCTGTTCACCACGGCACGGACTCTCGGGGAGGGCTACGCGGCGAGCGGGCGGTATGTGGACCTGATCACCGGTGTGGGGCAGTGCGCCGTCGTGGCCGCCACGGAGAGAGTCGTGCGGGTGACGTTCTCGCTGGCCGAGGACGAGGACCGGGGGCGGGAGCTGGCCATCCAGACCGGGATGTCCGACCTGCTCTCCCGCTCCCGCTGGGCGACCGGACGGCCGATCGGAGCCGTGGAGGTAAGCCTGCGGCAGCGCGCACCGCGCAGGTCCACCATGTTCAGCGACTTCCTCGGCACCACCCGGATCACGTACGGGGCCGACACCGACAGCGTGACCCTGCGTGCCGCCGATCTGGAGCTGCCGCTGCGCACCGCGGATCCCGCCCTCGCCTCCATCATGGAGCGCCACGCCGCCTTGCTGCCGCGCATCCAGCCGCGCCCCACCAGCTGGCCCGACCGCGTCCAGCAGGCGCTGGCCGCCGCGGCGCTCGCGGAGGGCACCCTCTCCCTCACCTCCGTCGCGCGACGGCTGACGACGAGCCCCAGAACTCTCCAGCGCCGGCTCGCCGAGGCGGGCACCACCTGGCGCCATGAGCTCGACCGCGCCCGGCAGGCGCAGTTCGCGCGGCTCCACCGGCACCCGGCCGCGCCCTCCGGCGGCAAGGCCGGTCTCCTCGGCTACTCCGACGCCCGCGCCCTGCGCCGGGCCAGACGCCGCTGGGCCGCACGCTGA
- a CDS encoding acetyl-CoA acetyltransferase — MTPGKRKVAVVGVSLSDCGRVDDATPYALHAQAARRALADAGMDRSLVDGFASAGLGTLPPVEVAEYLGLRPTWVDSTAVGGSTWEVMAAHAADAIAAGHTRAVLLVYGSTARADIKAGRRTGNLSFGARGPLQFEVPYGHTLIAKYAMAARRHMHEYGTTLEQLASVAVQARANAALNPEAMFRTPITTDDVLSGPMIADPFTKLHCCLRSDGGAAVLLAAEEYVRDCRTAPVWILGTGEHVSHTTMSEWPDFTVSPAAVSGRLAFERAGVRPDEIDVAEIYDAFTYMTLVTLEDLGFCAKGEGGQFVEKGRLTVGGELPVNTDGGGLSAQHPGMRGLFLLVEAVRQLRGEAGERQVRKAGGRLPELAVASGTGGWFCSSGTVVLGR; from the coding sequence ATGACTCCGGGGAAGCGCAAGGTCGCCGTCGTGGGTGTCTCCCTCTCGGACTGCGGTCGCGTGGACGACGCGACGCCCTACGCCCTGCACGCCCAGGCCGCCAGGCGTGCGCTGGCGGACGCGGGGATGGACCGCTCGCTGGTCGACGGATTCGCGTCGGCGGGCCTCGGCACCCTGCCGCCGGTCGAGGTGGCCGAGTACCTGGGCCTGCGCCCCACCTGGGTCGACTCCACCGCTGTCGGCGGTTCCACCTGGGAGGTCATGGCCGCGCACGCGGCGGACGCGATCGCGGCGGGCCACACCCGCGCCGTCCTCCTCGTCTACGGCTCGACCGCCCGCGCCGACATCAAGGCGGGCCGCCGCACCGGCAACCTCTCCTTCGGCGCCCGGGGTCCTCTCCAGTTCGAGGTCCCCTACGGCCACACACTCATCGCCAAGTACGCGATGGCCGCGCGCCGCCACATGCACGAGTACGGCACGACACTCGAACAGCTCGCGTCGGTGGCCGTCCAGGCCAGGGCGAACGCGGCGCTGAACCCGGAGGCGATGTTCCGCACCCCGATCACCACCGACGACGTCCTGTCCGGCCCGATGATCGCCGACCCCTTCACCAAGCTGCACTGCTGTCTGCGCTCCGACGGCGGCGCGGCGGTGCTGCTGGCGGCCGAGGAGTACGTACGGGACTGCCGTACGGCCCCCGTGTGGATCCTCGGCACCGGCGAGCACGTCTCGCACACGACGATGTCCGAGTGGCCGGACTTCACGGTCTCCCCCGCGGCGGTGAGCGGACGCCTCGCCTTCGAGCGGGCGGGGGTGCGGCCCGACGAGATCGACGTGGCCGAGATCTACGACGCCTTCACCTACATGACCCTCGTGACCCTGGAGGACCTGGGCTTCTGCGCGAAGGGCGAGGGCGGTCAGTTCGTGGAGAAGGGGCGCCTGACGGTGGGCGGAGAGCTGCCCGTGAACACGGACGGGGGCGGACTCTCGGCCCAACATCCGGGCATGCGGGGCCTGTTCCTCCTGGTGGAGGCCGTACGGCAACTGCGCGGGGAGGCCGGGGAACGGCAGGTCAGGAAGGCGGGCGGACGCCTCCCTGAGCTGGCGGTGGCCTCCGGGACGGGCGGGTGGTTCTGCTCGTCGGGGACAGTGGTGCTGGGGCGGTAG
- a CDS encoding acyl-CoA dehydrogenase family protein encodes MDARFTAEQDEIRRTLRELLLKRCGPEEVRSAVRTGVGYDTGLWEALAQQLGLPGLALPTAYGGVGCSFADLALACEESGRALAPSPLLATAALAAPLILALGTGAQRAALLPGIAAGELTAALAVPGAGLPTALGLVGDNAGDWAGGGRAGGVQARRGEEGGWRLYGEVEQVLDGHSAGLLLVAAHTGGFARARTRIFLVTEGAQGLVRMRQTSLDETRAQGRVQLRQVRAELLGEEEGDVLGALASVGDSAAALLAVEAVGAADRALERTVAHVRQREQFGRAIGSFQAVKHRLADVYVRVQAARSAAYYAAWAAGAGGERVGGLALAQGLEALRTAAAEAIQLHGGIGFTWEHEAQLYFKRAAGDELLFGPVHRLRAYAADAARLFDGAEVAV; translated from the coding sequence ATGGACGCCCGTTTCACCGCCGAACAGGACGAGATCCGCCGCACCCTGCGGGAACTCCTGCTCAAGCGCTGCGGTCCGGAGGAGGTGCGGTCGGCCGTGCGCACCGGGGTCGGATACGACACCGGGCTCTGGGAAGCACTCGCACAGCAGCTTGGGCTGCCGGGGCTCGCCCTGCCCACGGCGTACGGCGGGGTCGGCTGCTCGTTCGCCGACCTCGCCCTCGCCTGCGAGGAGTCGGGGCGGGCCCTCGCGCCCTCGCCGCTGCTCGCCACGGCCGCCCTCGCGGCCCCGCTGATCCTCGCCCTCGGCACCGGCGCACAGCGCGCCGCGCTGCTGCCCGGGATCGCGGCCGGTGAGCTGACCGCCGCCCTCGCGGTACCGGGCGCCGGGCTTCCCACCGCGCTCGGCCTGGTCGGCGACAACGCCGGGGACTGGGCGGGCGGCGGCCGGGCCGGGGGCGTACAGGCCCGGCGGGGCGAGGAGGGCGGCTGGCGCCTCTACGGAGAGGTGGAACAGGTCCTCGACGGGCACAGCGCCGGGCTCCTGCTGGTCGCCGCGCACACCGGGGGGTTCGCCCGGGCCCGGACCCGGATCTTCCTCGTGACGGAGGGCGCCCAGGGACTCGTGCGGATGCGGCAGACGTCGTTGGACGAGACGCGTGCGCAGGGGCGGGTGCAACTGCGGCAGGTGCGGGCCGAGTTGCTGGGCGAGGAGGAAGGCGACGTGCTCGGCGCGCTCGCCTCCGTCGGGGACAGCGCCGCCGCCCTGCTCGCCGTCGAAGCCGTCGGAGCCGCCGACCGGGCGCTGGAGCGGACCGTCGCCCACGTGCGGCAGCGGGAGCAGTTCGGGCGGGCGATCGGGTCCTTCCAGGCGGTGAAGCACCGGCTCGCGGATGTGTACGTGCGGGTGCAGGCGGCGCGGTCCGCCGCGTACTACGCCGCCTGGGCGGCGGGGGCCGGGGGCGAGCGGGTCGGCGGGCTCGCGCTCGCCCAGGGCCTGGAGGCGCTGCGCACGGCCGCCGCCGAGGCGATCCAGCTGCACGGCGGCATCGGCTTCACCTGGGAGCACGAGGCCCAGCTGTACTTCAAGCGCGCGGCCGGCGACGAACTGCTCTTCGGGCCCGTGCACCGGCTGCGTGCGTACGCCGCCGACGCGGCGCGGCTCTTCGACGGTGCGGAGGTGGCGGTCTGA
- a CDS encoding nitroreductase family deazaflavin-dependent oxidoreductase: MAPGIRSRAVVRSVQKVSSTRAFARVAPHLVPALDRAVHRLTRGKVLLSAQLLPGIVLTVRGARSGLERRTPLACMPEGAQGQKGAGSWILIGSNFGRTDHPAWTANLLAHPDAVISWQGEDIPVTARLLEGQERDAVWKAVLAFWPPYATYQARIDREIRLFRIVRRGA; this comes from the coding sequence ATGGCGCCGGGAATCCGGTCACGAGCCGTCGTACGGAGTGTGCAGAAGGTGTCCTCGACGCGGGCCTTCGCCCGGGTCGCCCCGCACCTCGTCCCGGCCCTCGACCGCGCGGTGCACCGGCTGACGCGCGGCAAGGTGCTGCTCAGCGCGCAGCTGCTGCCGGGGATCGTGCTGACCGTGCGGGGGGCCCGCAGCGGGCTCGAGCGGCGCACGCCACTGGCCTGTATGCCAGAGGGGGCACAGGGGCAAAAGGGGGCAGGCAGCTGGATTCTCATCGGGTCCAACTTCGGGCGCACCGATCATCCGGCCTGGACCGCCAACCTCCTCGCCCATCCGGACGCCGTCATCAGCTGGCAGGGCGAGGACATCCCCGTGACGGCCCGTCTGCTGGAGGGGCAGGAGCGGGACGCGGTCTGGAAGGCGGTGCTGGCGTTCTGGCCGCCGTACGCCACGTACCAGGCGCGGATCGATCGTGAGATCAGGCTGTTTCGCATCGTGCGCCGCGGCGCATAG
- a CDS encoding TetR family transcriptional regulator gives MRTVDGRVAGRRGQATRQKLLDCLSEMLSSSPYRDVKVIDVARKAGTSPATFYQYFPDVEGAVLEIAEQMAAEGAGLTQLLEGRSWVGKAGWATAQELVDGFLEFWRKNEAILRVVDLGAAEGDKRFYKIRMKILNSVNNSLSDSVAELQSKGKVDKDVNPGAIAGSLVAMLAAVASHQKGFQTWGVKQAELKPNLALLVHLGVTGKKPTK, from the coding sequence GTGCGTACCGTCGACGGCCGCGTGGCCGGACGGCGAGGGCAGGCGACCAGGCAGAAACTGCTCGACTGCCTCAGTGAAATGCTCAGCTCGTCGCCGTACCGGGACGTCAAAGTCATTGATGTCGCCCGGAAGGCGGGCACGTCGCCGGCGACTTTCTACCAGTACTTTCCGGACGTCGAAGGCGCCGTTCTGGAGATCGCCGAGCAAATGGCCGCGGAGGGCGCCGGGTTGACCCAGCTCCTCGAAGGGCGCTCCTGGGTCGGCAAGGCCGGCTGGGCGACCGCGCAGGAACTCGTGGACGGTTTCCTGGAGTTCTGGCGGAAGAACGAGGCGATTCTGCGCGTGGTCGACCTGGGCGCCGCCGAGGGCGACAAACGCTTCTACAAGATCCGCATGAAGATCCTCAACTCGGTGAACAACTCCCTCTCGGACTCGGTCGCCGAGCTCCAGTCCAAGGGCAAGGTCGACAAGGACGTGAACCCCGGGGCGATCGCCGGTTCGCTCGTCGCGATGCTCGCCGCGGTGGCCTCGCACCAGAAGGGCTTCCAGACCTGGGGGGTCAAGCAGGCCGAACTCAAGCCGAACCTGGCGCTCTTGGTGCACCTCGGGGTGACCGGGAAGAAGCCGACCAAGTAG
- a CDS encoding VOC family protein has translation MAVSRASDATHAYSEGVPCWVDAQLPDVEAGRRFYGELFGWTFGEGFGPHMEGVWARHHGEPVAALTPKRDGRMPTVWTVSFATPDAAALAARIQAAGGQVITAPTQLGPYGTAALATDPEGGVFGLWQAGTHPGFGKRHEPGSFCWAELYARDPETVDRFYGTLFHEALFGPDASPDFGRAPVSAVFPAEMPPHFLVHFGVEDVDAVLGTVNRLGGRVQTPPFDTSYGRAAVVTDNQGASFAVLQVRGR, from the coding sequence ATGGCCGTATCCCGGGCATCCGACGCAACGCACGCCTACTCGGAGGGCGTCCCCTGCTGGGTCGACGCGCAGCTTCCCGACGTGGAGGCGGGCAGGCGCTTCTACGGTGAGCTGTTCGGCTGGACCTTCGGGGAGGGGTTCGGGCCGCACATGGAAGGCGTGTGGGCGCGCCATCACGGGGAGCCCGTCGCCGCCCTCACCCCCAAGCGGGACGGCCGGATGCCCACCGTCTGGACGGTGTCGTTCGCGACCCCGGACGCCGCCGCGCTCGCGGCCCGGATCCAGGCGGCCGGCGGGCAGGTGATCACCGCGCCCACCCAGCTGGGCCCCTACGGTACGGCCGCCCTCGCGACCGATCCCGAGGGCGGGGTCTTCGGCCTGTGGCAGGCGGGCACCCACCCCGGTTTCGGCAAGCGGCACGAGCCGGGCTCCTTCTGCTGGGCCGAGCTGTACGCGCGGGACCCGGAAACCGTCGACCGTTTCTACGGCACCCTGTTCCATGAGGCCCTGTTCGGCCCCGACGCCTCGCCGGACTTCGGCCGCGCCCCGGTCTCCGCGGTCTTCCCGGCCGAGATGCCGCCGCACTTCCTCGTGCACTTCGGAGTGGAGGACGTCGACGCGGTTCTCGGTACGGTGAACCGGCTCGGCGGACGCGTCCAGACGCCCCCTTTCGACACGTCGTACGGAAGGGCGGCCGTCGTCACGGACAATCAAGGGGCGTCGTTCGCCGTACTCCAGGTACGGGGCCGGTGA
- a CDS encoding serine/threonine-protein kinase gives MVDQLTQHDPRRIGPFEVLGRLGAGGMGLVYLARSASGRRVAIKTVRTELAEDQLFRVRFTREVEAARAVSGFYTAAVVDADPRAAVPWLATAYVPAPSLEEIVNECGPMPAQAVRWLAAGVAEALQSIHGAGLVHRDLKPSNVLVVEDGPRVIDFGIASGVSNTRLTMTNVAVGTPAYMSPEQAKDSRSVTGASDVFSLGSMLVFAATGHAPFHGANPVETVFMLLREGPDLEGLPDELRPLIESCMQMEATGRPNPADLQAQLAPHLFGSGSDDSGTASAWLPERAVGLIEARRGGRPALKPPSSGGRSGGGRPALPPPPSHAPVPVGAPDAGPVRLAGGQVPIGPGPRVADARAAAVKAPPPEAGLAASWSRPRVGVNGADPAPVVAPPPAPDSPSGWRPWRFRMSNDVWGTPSVAGDLVYVTSFEVHALDVATGRRRFKTRDVAWSMAVADGRIHASDGPTLFALNAREGADLWRLSTDAWVYSLKADRGTVITGTRGGGVQAWEASNGQKLWEITGAQTDFESPEAGPAVHDGTVYVWKDARLRALEARTGEERWSYPIGDAASCGGVPVRITSAPDGYVYISAGTRVLAVDVASGHVRWHFEAPAVFLSPPTFVPGPAVTGGGVYLADYLGTVYALDATDGRDRWRIATEARSSIDPVLVAAGHVHVGSGKGLYTLDAVTGTPKWRFQAGGDVVGAPAVAEGRIHFGSTDHLLYTLKADDGRLRWKLATGGEITGAPVVKDGVVYACSKDRCVYALDAEKGTGTARTA, from the coding sequence GTGGTGGATCAGCTGACACAGCACGATCCGCGGCGGATCGGGCCGTTCGAGGTGCTGGGACGGCTGGGTGCCGGCGGCATGGGGCTGGTCTATCTCGCGCGCTCGGCTTCGGGCCGGCGCGTGGCGATCAAGACGGTCAGGACCGAGCTCGCCGAGGACCAGCTGTTCCGGGTCCGCTTCACTCGTGAGGTGGAGGCCGCGCGAGCGGTCTCCGGCTTCTACACGGCGGCCGTGGTCGACGCCGATCCGCGCGCGGCCGTGCCGTGGCTGGCCACCGCGTACGTTCCGGCGCCCTCCCTCGAAGAAATAGTGAACGAGTGCGGGCCGATGCCGGCCCAGGCGGTGCGCTGGCTGGCCGCGGGCGTCGCGGAGGCGCTGCAGTCGATCCACGGCGCCGGGCTCGTCCACCGTGACCTGAAGCCCTCGAACGTGCTGGTGGTGGAGGACGGGCCGCGGGTCATCGACTTCGGTATCGCCTCCGGTGTCTCGAACACCCGTTTGACGATGACGAACGTCGCCGTCGGCACCCCGGCCTACATGTCCCCCGAACAGGCGAAGGACTCGCGCAGCGTCACCGGTGCGAGCGATGTCTTCTCGCTCGGCTCGATGCTGGTGTTCGCCGCCACGGGGCATGCGCCCTTCCACGGCGCCAACCCGGTCGAGACGGTCTTCATGCTGCTGCGGGAGGGCCCCGACCTGGAGGGCCTCCCGGACGAGCTGCGCCCCCTCATCGAGTCCTGTATGCAGATGGAGGCGACCGGCCGCCCCAACCCCGCCGACCTCCAGGCCCAGTTGGCACCCCACCTCTTCGGCTCCGGCTCCGACGACAGCGGTACGGCGTCGGCGTGGCTGCCCGAGCGGGCGGTAGGCCTGATCGAGGCGCGCCGCGGGGGCCGTCCGGCGCTGAAGCCCCCGTCCTCCGGCGGTCGCAGCGGTGGCGGACGCCCCGCCCTTCCTCCGCCGCCCTCGCACGCTCCCGTGCCCGTCGGGGCGCCCGACGCCGGCCCCGTACGGCTCGCGGGCGGCCAGGTGCCCATCGGCCCCGGGCCGCGTGTCGCCGACGCCCGTGCCGCCGCCGTGAAGGCACCTCCTCCGGAGGCGGGCCTCGCCGCCTCCTGGTCCCGACCGCGCGTCGGCGTCAACGGCGCCGACCCCGCTCCGGTGGTCGCTCCGCCGCCCGCACCGGACTCCCCGTCCGGCTGGCGGCCCTGGCGCTTCCGTATGTCGAACGACGTCTGGGGTACGCCCTCGGTCGCGGGCGACCTCGTCTACGTCACCTCCTTCGAAGTCCACGCCCTGGACGTCGCGACCGGCCGCCGCCGCTTCAAGACGCGGGACGTGGCCTGGTCCATGGCGGTCGCGGACGGCCGCATCCACGCCTCCGACGGCCCCACCCTCTTCGCCCTGAACGCGCGGGAGGGCGCGGACCTGTGGCGGCTGTCCACGGACGCCTGGGTGTACTCCCTGAAGGCCGACCGCGGGACCGTCATCACCGGTACGCGCGGGGGCGGCGTCCAGGCCTGGGAGGCCTCCAACGGCCAGAAACTCTGGGAGATCACCGGCGCCCAGACCGACTTCGAGTCCCCGGAGGCCGGGCCCGCCGTCCACGACGGCACGGTGTACGTCTGGAAGGACGCCCGGCTGCGTGCCCTGGAGGCCCGTACGGGTGAGGAGCGGTGGTCGTACCCGATCGGCGACGCGGCGTCGTGCGGAGGCGTACCCGTACGGATCACGTCCGCCCCCGACGGCTACGTCTACATCTCCGCGGGCACCCGCGTCCTCGCCGTCGACGTCGCGAGCGGGCACGTCCGCTGGCACTTCGAGGCCCCCGCGGTCTTCCTCTCCCCGCCGACCTTCGTGCCGGGCCCCGCGGTCACGGGAGGCGGCGTCTACCTCGCCGACTACCTCGGCACGGTGTACGCCCTCGACGCGACGGACGGTCGCGACCGCTGGCGCATCGCGACCGAGGCCCGGTCCTCGATCGATCCCGTCCTGGTCGCCGCCGGCCACGTCCACGTCGGCAGCGGCAAGGGGTTGTACACCCTCGACGCGGTCACCGGCACCCCGAAGTGGCGCTTCCAGGCCGGGGGCGACGTCGTGGGCGCGCCGGCGGTCGCCGAGGGCCGCATCCACTTCGGCTCCACGGACCATCTCCTCTACACCCTGAAGGCGGACGACGGCCGGCTCCGCTGGAAGCTGGCGACGGGCGGGGAGATCACCGGTGCACCGGTGGTCAAGGACGGGGTGGTGTACGCGTGCAGCAAGGACCGGTGCGTGTACGCGCTGGACGCGGAGAAGGGGACGGGGACGGCCCGCACGGCGTAG